From Pelmatolapia mariae isolate MD_Pm_ZW linkage group LG22, Pm_UMD_F_2, whole genome shotgun sequence, a single genomic window includes:
- the LOC134623193 gene encoding uncharacterized protein LOC134623193, with protein sequence MDSSVPLVLMLLMCSSVMVKAQLKVYDLRATDLPTVILLTTDAYVTVSSGSTSLGKTSVRYNDANPWWEEEFSYFYAEENDMLTLEVWDLDLLFDDQLGVCRRELKVGTYQHDCFLTKGGTLHYTYTLG encoded by the coding sequence ATGGACTCTAGTGTGCCCCTCGTCCTTATGCTGCTCATGTGCAGTTCAGTCATGGTCAAAGCCCAGCTGAAGGTGTATGATCTGCGAGCCACTGATCTTCCCACCGTTATCTTGTTAACTACAGATGCCTATGTCACGGTGTCCTCCGGTTCTACTTCTCTGGGTAAAACATCTGTTCGCTACAATGACGCGAACCCCTGGTGGGAAGAGGAATTCTCCTACTTCTATGCTGAGGAAAATGACATGCTGACTCTCGAGGTTTGGGACTTGGACTTGCTCTTTGATGATCAGCTGGGAGTCTGCAGGAGGGAGCTCAAGGTGGGAACCTATCAGCATGACTGCTTCCTGACCAAAGGCGGGACTCTCCATTACACTTATACTCTTGGTTGA